In uncultured Propionivibrio sp., the sequence CAATCGCACCGTTATTGCTCTCTTCTACAATTGCGAAAGCAATCCTACGTTGGTCATCAACACAAGGCTCCTCAAGTTGAGTATTGTGCAAATACTCCAGCAGTCGCACCTTGTCGCTGTCTGTCAATGTGTCATCCTGCAACGATTTGACAACACCAGCTTTCGCCAACAAATCGCGCAGTGCCCGAATCGAAAACTCTGCCTTTTCAGCAAACAAAGACATGCTCGTTTGTACCATCGCCAACCCTCGTCACCATGACTTCTGAGACAATCGCCTGATTCAGCGCAGTGATATTTTCATCGCTATCTGGGCAAACACTCTGATCTATACAGAATCATCGCCCAACATGGTAGCAAAATATACTTATCATCCCCACCAAAGAAATAAATCGGCCTTAACGTGAACCCGACATTTTCATCAAACCGTATTTTCATCAGCCACAGTTGCGATGATCACGAGCAAGTTCTTGCCTTGATAGACAGTTTAGAAGCCGCTTCATTTTCCTGTTGGGCATCCTTTCGAGACATACCTGCTGGCGCTCTCTGGGATAAAGTCATCGAGAAGGCATTGAGGGAGGCCACTGCCGCAATCGTTTTTGTCACGCAATCAAGCATCGAGTCTAACTATGTGCGTGCCGAAGTAGATGACGCACTATCGCGCAATCAGACCGTGATTCCCGTCATCGCAGAGGACGTAGAACTGCCGCTCCGTTGGCGCACTCTCCAAAACATCAAGTGGTCCGACAATTCTCGCGATCTTGCAATAAATGCAATTATTGAAGCATTACCACAAACAGCTCTGAATAGCCTACGCCTGGCACTTGACGACTCGGGTCGATTTGAGAAAGTAAGGAGCCTAATACTTCAACACGCCGAGTGGCTTCCCATAGAGTTCGCAATGGCACGCTACTATAGCATGCGACCAAACACAGTAATTCTTCCGGACTCTCCTGTTGATTTCTTCGCAGCTCGCCTGGACACGCCCGGACCAAGAGCATCTCTCTATTATTTGTGCTCGCCAACTGAGTCGCCAGTTTCATCTTCGGGAGGCGCCCGACCACACATACGCAAGACTCTGACAAAAGTTCGCCGCCATCTGAACTTCCTTTCGCACCCTATCCCATCGGAGCATGAACTCGCGCCAACCTCACTCTTCGCGGCAGAAGCTCACAAATGGCGAATGATTCCACCAAGATATACTCAGTTCTCCGTCTATTTAATCGCCGGTCGCCGGCATCACTATGAAGGGCGCGCATTGGCAGCCAGAGAGGCGATCTTAGGGAAAGCAAACCGAATGATCTGCCAGGACGTCAAATTCGAGGCTCGACTTGACTTGATGAGCTACGACCGGCTGCTCGCAAATGCGTCTTCTGGAAAAAAGTAAGGACAATAAGAAATCGGCGCATATCTAGTGAATTCAAACGCCTTATCATTTTTTCATTTTCCGAAATATTTATTATGAGCGAGGAACACCAGTCCTTCATTTCTGCCGTGCTCGACTTCTTGGCTGCGACGTCTCCCCGTAATTGAGTAGCAGCGGCAAGGGTTAGGTTTCCGTATCATGATGCATCCAACAACAACCTCAGTGCTGTGTCGATTGATCTAGCACCTCGGTCGTCCACGTCAGCGGAGGGGATGTATCTCTCACAGCATCGCTGCACATACGGCACAATCGCGGAGGGGCCGTGGGAAAACTCTCGCCCCCCCAGAAGAAGTGACGTATTTAGCTCTGCAAGGACACACTCGCGCGCTGAATACTGGTTATTGCTGAGAATACTGAATCGGCTCGCTTCCTCAAGCAGAGCCAAGTAGTTCTCGGCCATGTACTGTCTTCGGCATTGTTCGAGTTTTCCTGTTCGCTCTAGATTTAACGAGTTTGCCTCGGCAATACGACGAGTCTCCGCTGCTTGCGAGGATTTGAGCGAGTTGAGCACGCTACTCTTCCGACATACTTTCCTGAGGTACATAACCTTCTCCGGATTGGCTGAGTGCATCCCATAGAGAGCAGCACCGTTGATGTCCGTGGGGCAGTGCGTCTCGTCGACGCTACCGGAGGCGAGTAGTGCATCAATCACTGGCGTGGCAAAGTTCTCGTCTATGAATAAACTTGGAAAATGTTGCGGTTTGAGCCGAAGGTGCAACTTACCAAAGAGTTCAATCGCTTCGACATGGCGAGTCGCGATTGCACGGAGAA encodes:
- a CDS encoding toll/interleukin-1 receptor domain-containing protein; this translates as MNPTFSSNRIFISHSCDDHEQVLALIDSLEAASFSCWASFRDIPAGALWDKVIEKALREATAAIVFVTQSSIESNYVRAEVDDALSRNQTVIPVIAEDVELPLRWRTLQNIKWSDNSRDLAINAIIEALPQTALNSLRLALDDSGRFEKVRSLILQHAEWLPIEFAMARYYSMRPNTVILPDSPVDFFAARLDTPGPRASLYYLCSPTESPVSSSGGARPHIRKTLTKVRRHLNFLSHPIPSEHELAPTSLFAAEAHKWRMIPPRYTQFSVYLIAGRRHHYEGRALAAREAILGKANRMICQDVKFEARLDLMSYDRLLANASSGKK